From Tripterygium wilfordii isolate XIE 37 chromosome 16, ASM1340144v1, whole genome shotgun sequence, one genomic window encodes:
- the LOC119980242 gene encoding phosphomannomutase/phosphoglucomutase isoform X6, whose protein sequence is MAAAPSTTAIPYLDKVDFLKLQNGSDIRGVAIAGVEGEPVSLTEPVTEAIAAAFAAWLLEKKKDDGSHHSRVSIGHDSRISAQMLLDAVSRGIAVAGLGVVQYGLASTPAMFKSTLTKDEAFLCPVDGAIMITASHLPFNRNGFKFFTSDGGLGKADIKNILERAADIYKNFTDDVFKNSKTKASTSVKRVDYMTVYTSDLVSAVRKAAGNIEKPLEGFHIVVDAGNGAGGFFAAKVLEPLGALTAGSQFLEPDGLFPNHIPNPEDKTAMKAITEAVLKNKADLGIIFDTDVDRSAAVDSTGREFNRNRLIALMSAIVLEEHPGTTIVTDSVTSDGLTTFIEKKLGGKHHRFKRGYKNVIDEAIRLNSVGVETHLAIETSGHGALKENHWLDDGAYLMVKILNKLASARASGVGGGSKVLTDLVEDLEEAAVAVELRLKIDQSHPDLKGGYFRDYGEAVLKHMENFIESDPKLQKAPVNYEGVRLSGFGGWFLLRLSLHDPVLPLNIEAPSHDDAVKLGLVVAAAVKEFHALDTSDLDKFVQTT, encoded by the exons ATGGCCG CTGCTCCATCCACAACTGCAATACCATATCTTGACAAAGTTGATTTTCTGAAACTTCAGAATGGAAG TGATATTCGAGGTGTGGCAATTGCTGGTGTTGAAGGTGAACCTGTTAGCCTCACAGAGCCAGTTACAGAAGCCATAGCAGCTGCTTTTGCTGCATGGTtattggagaagaaaaaagatgatGGATCTCACCACTCGAGAGTTTCTATTGGACACGATTCTCGTATCTCTGCACAGATGCTACTG GATGCAGTTTCACGAGGTATTGCTGTTGCAGGCCTGGGTGTTGTTCAATATGG attaGCATCTACCCCAGCAATGTTTAAGAGCACGCTCACCAAAGACGAGGCATTTCTCTGTCCTGTTGATGGGGCAATAATGATAACAG CTAGTCATCTTCCATTCAACAGAAATGGGTTCAAATTCTTCACTAGTGATGGGGGACTTGGGAAAGCTGACATCAAGAATATCTTGGAGCGTGCTGCAGATATATACAAAAACTTTACAGATGACgtttttaaaaattcaaaaacaaaggCGTCGACATCTGTTAAAAGAGTTGATTACATGACTGTCTATACATCTGACCTTGTGAGTGCTGTTCGGAAAGCTGCAGGAAATATAG AAAAACCTTTGGAGGGGTTCCACATTGTTGTTGATGCGGGAAATGGAGCAGGAGGATTTTTTGCT GCAAAGGTACTTGAGCCTCTGGGGGCCTTAACTGCTGGTAGTCAGTTCTTGGAGCCAGATG GTTTGTTTCCAAATCATATTCCCAACCCGGAGGACAAGACAGCAATGAAAGCTATTACTGAGGCAGTCCTAAAAAACAAGGCTGATTTGGGAATAATATTTGATACAGATGTGGACAG ATCTGCTGCTGTGGACTCTACTGGTCGTGAATTTAATCGAAATCGACTAATTGCCTTAATGTCTGCTATTGTTCTGGAGGAG CATCCAGGAACAACTATTGTTACAGACAGTGTGACTTCAGATGGGCTGACTACATTCATTGAGAAGAAACTTG GGGGAAAGCACCATCGATTTAAAAGAGGCTATAAAAATGTCATTGATGAAGCTATTCGTTTG AACTCTGTTGGTGTCGAGACACATCTTGCAATTGAAACCAGTGGCCATGGAGCTCTCAAGGAGAATCACTGGCTTGATGATGGTGCATACCTCATG GTCAAGATTTTAAATAAACTTGCTTCAGCCAGAGCTTCAGGAGTAGGTGGCGGAAGCAAGGTTTTGACTGATCTGGTGGAGGATCTAGAGGAAGCAGCAGTTGCTGTGGAATTAAGACTTAAAATTGATCAGTCTCATCCAGATCTTAAAGGGGG ATATTTCCGAGACTATGGAGAGGCAGTGCTTAAACACATGGAGAACTTCATAGAATCAGATCCAAAGCTTCAGAAAGCTCCTGTTAACTATGAAGGG GTTAGACTTTCTGGCTTTGGTGGGTGGTTTCTCCTCAGACTCTCACTTCATGATCCTGTTCTTCCTCTGAACATTGAG GCACCAAGCCATGACGACGCTGTGAAACTTGGTCTTGTTGTGGCTGCTGCTGTCAAGGAGTTTCATGCTTTGGACACATCAGACTTGGACAAATTTGTCCAAACTACATAG
- the LOC119980242 gene encoding phosphomannomutase/phosphoglucomutase isoform X4, translating to MPYMCNSLPFQGGKLAWTGTSSMQICTLSPYQSGFVNRGTVYCNAAPSTTAIPYLDKVDFLKLQNGSDIRGVAIAGVEGEPVSLTEPVTEAIAAAFAAWLLEKKKDDGSHHSRVSIGHDSRISAQMLLDAVSRGIAVAGLGVVQYGLASTPAMFKSTLTKDEAFLCPVDGAIMITASHLPFNRNGFKFFTSDGGLGKADIKNILERAADIYKNFTDDVFKNSKTKASTSVKRVDYMTVYTSDLVSAVRKAAGNIEKPLEGFHIVVDAGNGAGGFFAAKVLEPLGALTAGSQFLEPDGLFPNHIPNPEDKTAMKAITEAVLKNKADLGIIFDTDVDRSAAVDSTGREFNRNRLIALMSAIVLEEHPGTTIVTDSVTSDGLTTFIEKKLGGKHHRFKRGYKNVIDEAIRLNSVGVETHLAIETSGHGALKENHWLDDGAYLMVKILNKLASARASGVGGGSKVLTDLVEDLEEAAVAVELRLKIDQSHPDLKGGYFRDYGEAVLKHMENFIESDPKLQKAPVNYEGVRLSGFGGWFLLRLSLHDPVLPLNIEAPSHDDAVKLGLVVAAAVKEFHALDTSDLDKFVQTT from the exons ATGCCTTATATGTGCAACTCGCTTCCCTTTCAAGGAGGGAAGTTAGCATGGACTGGCACGTCCTCCATGCAAATCTGTACCTTGTCACCATACCAGAGTGGTTTTGTAAACCGAGGAACTGTTTACTGCAACG CTGCTCCATCCACAACTGCAATACCATATCTTGACAAAGTTGATTTTCTGAAACTTCAGAATGGAAG TGATATTCGAGGTGTGGCAATTGCTGGTGTTGAAGGTGAACCTGTTAGCCTCACAGAGCCAGTTACAGAAGCCATAGCAGCTGCTTTTGCTGCATGGTtattggagaagaaaaaagatgatGGATCTCACCACTCGAGAGTTTCTATTGGACACGATTCTCGTATCTCTGCACAGATGCTACTG GATGCAGTTTCACGAGGTATTGCTGTTGCAGGCCTGGGTGTTGTTCAATATGG attaGCATCTACCCCAGCAATGTTTAAGAGCACGCTCACCAAAGACGAGGCATTTCTCTGTCCTGTTGATGGGGCAATAATGATAACAG CTAGTCATCTTCCATTCAACAGAAATGGGTTCAAATTCTTCACTAGTGATGGGGGACTTGGGAAAGCTGACATCAAGAATATCTTGGAGCGTGCTGCAGATATATACAAAAACTTTACAGATGACgtttttaaaaattcaaaaacaaaggCGTCGACATCTGTTAAAAGAGTTGATTACATGACTGTCTATACATCTGACCTTGTGAGTGCTGTTCGGAAAGCTGCAGGAAATATAG AAAAACCTTTGGAGGGGTTCCACATTGTTGTTGATGCGGGAAATGGAGCAGGAGGATTTTTTGCT GCAAAGGTACTTGAGCCTCTGGGGGCCTTAACTGCTGGTAGTCAGTTCTTGGAGCCAGATG GTTTGTTTCCAAATCATATTCCCAACCCGGAGGACAAGACAGCAATGAAAGCTATTACTGAGGCAGTCCTAAAAAACAAGGCTGATTTGGGAATAATATTTGATACAGATGTGGACAG ATCTGCTGCTGTGGACTCTACTGGTCGTGAATTTAATCGAAATCGACTAATTGCCTTAATGTCTGCTATTGTTCTGGAGGAG CATCCAGGAACAACTATTGTTACAGACAGTGTGACTTCAGATGGGCTGACTACATTCATTGAGAAGAAACTTG GGGGAAAGCACCATCGATTTAAAAGAGGCTATAAAAATGTCATTGATGAAGCTATTCGTTTG AACTCTGTTGGTGTCGAGACACATCTTGCAATTGAAACCAGTGGCCATGGAGCTCTCAAGGAGAATCACTGGCTTGATGATGGTGCATACCTCATG GTCAAGATTTTAAATAAACTTGCTTCAGCCAGAGCTTCAGGAGTAGGTGGCGGAAGCAAGGTTTTGACTGATCTGGTGGAGGATCTAGAGGAAGCAGCAGTTGCTGTGGAATTAAGACTTAAAATTGATCAGTCTCATCCAGATCTTAAAGGGGG ATATTTCCGAGACTATGGAGAGGCAGTGCTTAAACACATGGAGAACTTCATAGAATCAGATCCAAAGCTTCAGAAAGCTCCTGTTAACTATGAAGGG GTTAGACTTTCTGGCTTTGGTGGGTGGTTTCTCCTCAGACTCTCACTTCATGATCCTGTTCTTCCTCTGAACATTGAG GCACCAAGCCATGACGACGCTGTGAAACTTGGTCTTGTTGTGGCTGCTGCTGTCAAGGAGTTTCATGCTTTGGACACATCAGACTTGGACAAATTTGTCCAAACTACATAG
- the LOC119980242 gene encoding phosphomannomutase/phosphoglucomutase isoform X1: MAGEFLITASPSVYALSGKIVKNVFVTQGYQQNRKVGTQYHWDSCMPYMCNSLPFQGGKLAWTGTSSMQICTLSPYQSGFVNRGTVYCNAAPSTTAIPYLDKVDFLKLQNGSDIRGVAIAGVEGEPVSLTEPVTEAIAAAFAAWLLEKKKDDGSHHSRVSIGHDSRISAQMLLDAVSRGIAVAGLGVVQYGLASTPAMFKSTLTKDEAFLCPVDGAIMITASHLPFNRNGFKFFTSDGGLGKADIKNILERAADIYKNFTDDVFKNSKTKASTSVKRVDYMTVYTSDLVSAVRKAAGNIEKPLEGFHIVVDAGNGAGGFFAAKVLEPLGALTAGSQFLEPDGLFPNHIPNPEDKTAMKAITEAVLKNKADLGIIFDTDVDRSAAVDSTGREFNRNRLIALMSAIVLEEHPGTTIVTDSVTSDGLTTFIEKKLGGKHHRFKRGYKNVIDEAIRLNSVGVETHLAIETSGHGALKENHWLDDGAYLMVKILNKLASARASGVGGGSKVLTDLVEDLEEAAVAVELRLKIDQSHPDLKGGYFRDYGEAVLKHMENFIESDPKLQKAPVNYEGVRLSGFGGWFLLRLSLHDPVLPLNIEAPSHDDAVKLGLVVAAAVKEFHALDTSDLDKFVQTT, from the exons ATGGCCGGTGAGTTTCTAATTACAGCTTCACCGTCTGTATATG CATTGTCAGGGAAGATTGTAAAAAATGTTTTTGTAACACAGGGCTACCAACAGAATAGGAAGGTTGGGACCCAATACCATTGGGACTCTTGCATGCCTTATATGTGCAACTCGCTTCCCTTTCAAGGAGGGAAGTTAGCATGGACTGGCACGTCCTCCATGCAAATCTGTACCTTGTCACCATACCAGAGTGGTTTTGTAAACCGAGGAACTGTTTACTGCAACG CTGCTCCATCCACAACTGCAATACCATATCTTGACAAAGTTGATTTTCTGAAACTTCAGAATGGAAG TGATATTCGAGGTGTGGCAATTGCTGGTGTTGAAGGTGAACCTGTTAGCCTCACAGAGCCAGTTACAGAAGCCATAGCAGCTGCTTTTGCTGCATGGTtattggagaagaaaaaagatgatGGATCTCACCACTCGAGAGTTTCTATTGGACACGATTCTCGTATCTCTGCACAGATGCTACTG GATGCAGTTTCACGAGGTATTGCTGTTGCAGGCCTGGGTGTTGTTCAATATGG attaGCATCTACCCCAGCAATGTTTAAGAGCACGCTCACCAAAGACGAGGCATTTCTCTGTCCTGTTGATGGGGCAATAATGATAACAG CTAGTCATCTTCCATTCAACAGAAATGGGTTCAAATTCTTCACTAGTGATGGGGGACTTGGGAAAGCTGACATCAAGAATATCTTGGAGCGTGCTGCAGATATATACAAAAACTTTACAGATGACgtttttaaaaattcaaaaacaaaggCGTCGACATCTGTTAAAAGAGTTGATTACATGACTGTCTATACATCTGACCTTGTGAGTGCTGTTCGGAAAGCTGCAGGAAATATAG AAAAACCTTTGGAGGGGTTCCACATTGTTGTTGATGCGGGAAATGGAGCAGGAGGATTTTTTGCT GCAAAGGTACTTGAGCCTCTGGGGGCCTTAACTGCTGGTAGTCAGTTCTTGGAGCCAGATG GTTTGTTTCCAAATCATATTCCCAACCCGGAGGACAAGACAGCAATGAAAGCTATTACTGAGGCAGTCCTAAAAAACAAGGCTGATTTGGGAATAATATTTGATACAGATGTGGACAG ATCTGCTGCTGTGGACTCTACTGGTCGTGAATTTAATCGAAATCGACTAATTGCCTTAATGTCTGCTATTGTTCTGGAGGAG CATCCAGGAACAACTATTGTTACAGACAGTGTGACTTCAGATGGGCTGACTACATTCATTGAGAAGAAACTTG GGGGAAAGCACCATCGATTTAAAAGAGGCTATAAAAATGTCATTGATGAAGCTATTCGTTTG AACTCTGTTGGTGTCGAGACACATCTTGCAATTGAAACCAGTGGCCATGGAGCTCTCAAGGAGAATCACTGGCTTGATGATGGTGCATACCTCATG GTCAAGATTTTAAATAAACTTGCTTCAGCCAGAGCTTCAGGAGTAGGTGGCGGAAGCAAGGTTTTGACTGATCTGGTGGAGGATCTAGAGGAAGCAGCAGTTGCTGTGGAATTAAGACTTAAAATTGATCAGTCTCATCCAGATCTTAAAGGGGG ATATTTCCGAGACTATGGAGAGGCAGTGCTTAAACACATGGAGAACTTCATAGAATCAGATCCAAAGCTTCAGAAAGCTCCTGTTAACTATGAAGGG GTTAGACTTTCTGGCTTTGGTGGGTGGTTTCTCCTCAGACTCTCACTTCATGATCCTGTTCTTCCTCTGAACATTGAG GCACCAAGCCATGACGACGCTGTGAAACTTGGTCTTGTTGTGGCTGCTGCTGTCAAGGAGTTTCATGCTTTGGACACATCAGACTTGGACAAATTTGTCCAAACTACATAG
- the LOC119980242 gene encoding phosphomannomutase/phosphoglucomutase isoform X2, which produces MAALSGKIVKNVFVTQGYQQNRKVGTQYHWDSCMPYMCNSLPFQGGKLAWTGTSSMQICTLSPYQSGFVNRGTVYCNAAPSTTAIPYLDKVDFLKLQNGSDIRGVAIAGVEGEPVSLTEPVTEAIAAAFAAWLLEKKKDDGSHHSRVSIGHDSRISAQMLLDAVSRGIAVAGLGVVQYGLASTPAMFKSTLTKDEAFLCPVDGAIMITASHLPFNRNGFKFFTSDGGLGKADIKNILERAADIYKNFTDDVFKNSKTKASTSVKRVDYMTVYTSDLVSAVRKAAGNIEKPLEGFHIVVDAGNGAGGFFAAKVLEPLGALTAGSQFLEPDGLFPNHIPNPEDKTAMKAITEAVLKNKADLGIIFDTDVDRSAAVDSTGREFNRNRLIALMSAIVLEEHPGTTIVTDSVTSDGLTTFIEKKLGGKHHRFKRGYKNVIDEAIRLNSVGVETHLAIETSGHGALKENHWLDDGAYLMVKILNKLASARASGVGGGSKVLTDLVEDLEEAAVAVELRLKIDQSHPDLKGGYFRDYGEAVLKHMENFIESDPKLQKAPVNYEGVRLSGFGGWFLLRLSLHDPVLPLNIEAPSHDDAVKLGLVVAAAVKEFHALDTSDLDKFVQTT; this is translated from the exons ATGGCCG CATTGTCAGGGAAGATTGTAAAAAATGTTTTTGTAACACAGGGCTACCAACAGAATAGGAAGGTTGGGACCCAATACCATTGGGACTCTTGCATGCCTTATATGTGCAACTCGCTTCCCTTTCAAGGAGGGAAGTTAGCATGGACTGGCACGTCCTCCATGCAAATCTGTACCTTGTCACCATACCAGAGTGGTTTTGTAAACCGAGGAACTGTTTACTGCAACG CTGCTCCATCCACAACTGCAATACCATATCTTGACAAAGTTGATTTTCTGAAACTTCAGAATGGAAG TGATATTCGAGGTGTGGCAATTGCTGGTGTTGAAGGTGAACCTGTTAGCCTCACAGAGCCAGTTACAGAAGCCATAGCAGCTGCTTTTGCTGCATGGTtattggagaagaaaaaagatgatGGATCTCACCACTCGAGAGTTTCTATTGGACACGATTCTCGTATCTCTGCACAGATGCTACTG GATGCAGTTTCACGAGGTATTGCTGTTGCAGGCCTGGGTGTTGTTCAATATGG attaGCATCTACCCCAGCAATGTTTAAGAGCACGCTCACCAAAGACGAGGCATTTCTCTGTCCTGTTGATGGGGCAATAATGATAACAG CTAGTCATCTTCCATTCAACAGAAATGGGTTCAAATTCTTCACTAGTGATGGGGGACTTGGGAAAGCTGACATCAAGAATATCTTGGAGCGTGCTGCAGATATATACAAAAACTTTACAGATGACgtttttaaaaattcaaaaacaaaggCGTCGACATCTGTTAAAAGAGTTGATTACATGACTGTCTATACATCTGACCTTGTGAGTGCTGTTCGGAAAGCTGCAGGAAATATAG AAAAACCTTTGGAGGGGTTCCACATTGTTGTTGATGCGGGAAATGGAGCAGGAGGATTTTTTGCT GCAAAGGTACTTGAGCCTCTGGGGGCCTTAACTGCTGGTAGTCAGTTCTTGGAGCCAGATG GTTTGTTTCCAAATCATATTCCCAACCCGGAGGACAAGACAGCAATGAAAGCTATTACTGAGGCAGTCCTAAAAAACAAGGCTGATTTGGGAATAATATTTGATACAGATGTGGACAG ATCTGCTGCTGTGGACTCTACTGGTCGTGAATTTAATCGAAATCGACTAATTGCCTTAATGTCTGCTATTGTTCTGGAGGAG CATCCAGGAACAACTATTGTTACAGACAGTGTGACTTCAGATGGGCTGACTACATTCATTGAGAAGAAACTTG GGGGAAAGCACCATCGATTTAAAAGAGGCTATAAAAATGTCATTGATGAAGCTATTCGTTTG AACTCTGTTGGTGTCGAGACACATCTTGCAATTGAAACCAGTGGCCATGGAGCTCTCAAGGAGAATCACTGGCTTGATGATGGTGCATACCTCATG GTCAAGATTTTAAATAAACTTGCTTCAGCCAGAGCTTCAGGAGTAGGTGGCGGAAGCAAGGTTTTGACTGATCTGGTGGAGGATCTAGAGGAAGCAGCAGTTGCTGTGGAATTAAGACTTAAAATTGATCAGTCTCATCCAGATCTTAAAGGGGG ATATTTCCGAGACTATGGAGAGGCAGTGCTTAAACACATGGAGAACTTCATAGAATCAGATCCAAAGCTTCAGAAAGCTCCTGTTAACTATGAAGGG GTTAGACTTTCTGGCTTTGGTGGGTGGTTTCTCCTCAGACTCTCACTTCATGATCCTGTTCTTCCTCTGAACATTGAG GCACCAAGCCATGACGACGCTGTGAAACTTGGTCTTGTTGTGGCTGCTGCTGTCAAGGAGTTTCATGCTTTGGACACATCAGACTTGGACAAATTTGTCCAAACTACATAG
- the LOC119980242 gene encoding phosphomannomutase/phosphoglucomutase isoform X5: MDWHVLHANLYLVTIPEWFCKPRNCLLQRSVLDSFYTAAPSTTAIPYLDKVDFLKLQNGSDIRGVAIAGVEGEPVSLTEPVTEAIAAAFAAWLLEKKKDDGSHHSRVSIGHDSRISAQMLLDAVSRGIAVAGLGVVQYGLASTPAMFKSTLTKDEAFLCPVDGAIMITASHLPFNRNGFKFFTSDGGLGKADIKNILERAADIYKNFTDDVFKNSKTKASTSVKRVDYMTVYTSDLVSAVRKAAGNIEKPLEGFHIVVDAGNGAGGFFAAKVLEPLGALTAGSQFLEPDGLFPNHIPNPEDKTAMKAITEAVLKNKADLGIIFDTDVDRSAAVDSTGREFNRNRLIALMSAIVLEEHPGTTIVTDSVTSDGLTTFIEKKLGGKHHRFKRGYKNVIDEAIRLNSVGVETHLAIETSGHGALKENHWLDDGAYLMVKILNKLASARASGVGGGSKVLTDLVEDLEEAAVAVELRLKIDQSHPDLKGGYFRDYGEAVLKHMENFIESDPKLQKAPVNYEGVRLSGFGGWFLLRLSLHDPVLPLNIEAPSHDDAVKLGLVVAAAVKEFHALDTSDLDKFVQTT; the protein is encoded by the exons ATGGACTGGCACGTCCTCCATGCAAATCTGTACCTTGTCACCATACCAGAGTGGTTTTGTAAACCGAGGAACTGTTTACTGCAACGGTCTGTTCTAGACTCCTTTTATACAG CTGCTCCATCCACAACTGCAATACCATATCTTGACAAAGTTGATTTTCTGAAACTTCAGAATGGAAG TGATATTCGAGGTGTGGCAATTGCTGGTGTTGAAGGTGAACCTGTTAGCCTCACAGAGCCAGTTACAGAAGCCATAGCAGCTGCTTTTGCTGCATGGTtattggagaagaaaaaagatgatGGATCTCACCACTCGAGAGTTTCTATTGGACACGATTCTCGTATCTCTGCACAGATGCTACTG GATGCAGTTTCACGAGGTATTGCTGTTGCAGGCCTGGGTGTTGTTCAATATGG attaGCATCTACCCCAGCAATGTTTAAGAGCACGCTCACCAAAGACGAGGCATTTCTCTGTCCTGTTGATGGGGCAATAATGATAACAG CTAGTCATCTTCCATTCAACAGAAATGGGTTCAAATTCTTCACTAGTGATGGGGGACTTGGGAAAGCTGACATCAAGAATATCTTGGAGCGTGCTGCAGATATATACAAAAACTTTACAGATGACgtttttaaaaattcaaaaacaaaggCGTCGACATCTGTTAAAAGAGTTGATTACATGACTGTCTATACATCTGACCTTGTGAGTGCTGTTCGGAAAGCTGCAGGAAATATAG AAAAACCTTTGGAGGGGTTCCACATTGTTGTTGATGCGGGAAATGGAGCAGGAGGATTTTTTGCT GCAAAGGTACTTGAGCCTCTGGGGGCCTTAACTGCTGGTAGTCAGTTCTTGGAGCCAGATG GTTTGTTTCCAAATCATATTCCCAACCCGGAGGACAAGACAGCAATGAAAGCTATTACTGAGGCAGTCCTAAAAAACAAGGCTGATTTGGGAATAATATTTGATACAGATGTGGACAG ATCTGCTGCTGTGGACTCTACTGGTCGTGAATTTAATCGAAATCGACTAATTGCCTTAATGTCTGCTATTGTTCTGGAGGAG CATCCAGGAACAACTATTGTTACAGACAGTGTGACTTCAGATGGGCTGACTACATTCATTGAGAAGAAACTTG GGGGAAAGCACCATCGATTTAAAAGAGGCTATAAAAATGTCATTGATGAAGCTATTCGTTTG AACTCTGTTGGTGTCGAGACACATCTTGCAATTGAAACCAGTGGCCATGGAGCTCTCAAGGAGAATCACTGGCTTGATGATGGTGCATACCTCATG GTCAAGATTTTAAATAAACTTGCTTCAGCCAGAGCTTCAGGAGTAGGTGGCGGAAGCAAGGTTTTGACTGATCTGGTGGAGGATCTAGAGGAAGCAGCAGTTGCTGTGGAATTAAGACTTAAAATTGATCAGTCTCATCCAGATCTTAAAGGGGG ATATTTCCGAGACTATGGAGAGGCAGTGCTTAAACACATGGAGAACTTCATAGAATCAGATCCAAAGCTTCAGAAAGCTCCTGTTAACTATGAAGGG GTTAGACTTTCTGGCTTTGGTGGGTGGTTTCTCCTCAGACTCTCACTTCATGATCCTGTTCTTCCTCTGAACATTGAG GCACCAAGCCATGACGACGCTGTGAAACTTGGTCTTGTTGTGGCTGCTGCTGTCAAGGAGTTTCATGCTTTGGACACATCAGACTTGGACAAATTTGTCCAAACTACATAG
- the LOC119980242 gene encoding phosphomannomutase/phosphoglucomutase isoform X3: MGYQQNRKVGTQYHWDSCMPYMCNSLPFQGGKLAWTGTSSMQICTLSPYQSGFVNRGTVYCNAAPSTTAIPYLDKVDFLKLQNGSDIRGVAIAGVEGEPVSLTEPVTEAIAAAFAAWLLEKKKDDGSHHSRVSIGHDSRISAQMLLDAVSRGIAVAGLGVVQYGLASTPAMFKSTLTKDEAFLCPVDGAIMITASHLPFNRNGFKFFTSDGGLGKADIKNILERAADIYKNFTDDVFKNSKTKASTSVKRVDYMTVYTSDLVSAVRKAAGNIEKPLEGFHIVVDAGNGAGGFFAAKVLEPLGALTAGSQFLEPDGLFPNHIPNPEDKTAMKAITEAVLKNKADLGIIFDTDVDRSAAVDSTGREFNRNRLIALMSAIVLEEHPGTTIVTDSVTSDGLTTFIEKKLGGKHHRFKRGYKNVIDEAIRLNSVGVETHLAIETSGHGALKENHWLDDGAYLMVKILNKLASARASGVGGGSKVLTDLVEDLEEAAVAVELRLKIDQSHPDLKGGYFRDYGEAVLKHMENFIESDPKLQKAPVNYEGVRLSGFGGWFLLRLSLHDPVLPLNIEAPSHDDAVKLGLVVAAAVKEFHALDTSDLDKFVQTT; the protein is encoded by the exons ATG GGCTACCAACAGAATAGGAAGGTTGGGACCCAATACCATTGGGACTCTTGCATGCCTTATATGTGCAACTCGCTTCCCTTTCAAGGAGGGAAGTTAGCATGGACTGGCACGTCCTCCATGCAAATCTGTACCTTGTCACCATACCAGAGTGGTTTTGTAAACCGAGGAACTGTTTACTGCAACG CTGCTCCATCCACAACTGCAATACCATATCTTGACAAAGTTGATTTTCTGAAACTTCAGAATGGAAG TGATATTCGAGGTGTGGCAATTGCTGGTGTTGAAGGTGAACCTGTTAGCCTCACAGAGCCAGTTACAGAAGCCATAGCAGCTGCTTTTGCTGCATGGTtattggagaagaaaaaagatgatGGATCTCACCACTCGAGAGTTTCTATTGGACACGATTCTCGTATCTCTGCACAGATGCTACTG GATGCAGTTTCACGAGGTATTGCTGTTGCAGGCCTGGGTGTTGTTCAATATGG attaGCATCTACCCCAGCAATGTTTAAGAGCACGCTCACCAAAGACGAGGCATTTCTCTGTCCTGTTGATGGGGCAATAATGATAACAG CTAGTCATCTTCCATTCAACAGAAATGGGTTCAAATTCTTCACTAGTGATGGGGGACTTGGGAAAGCTGACATCAAGAATATCTTGGAGCGTGCTGCAGATATATACAAAAACTTTACAGATGACgtttttaaaaattcaaaaacaaaggCGTCGACATCTGTTAAAAGAGTTGATTACATGACTGTCTATACATCTGACCTTGTGAGTGCTGTTCGGAAAGCTGCAGGAAATATAG AAAAACCTTTGGAGGGGTTCCACATTGTTGTTGATGCGGGAAATGGAGCAGGAGGATTTTTTGCT GCAAAGGTACTTGAGCCTCTGGGGGCCTTAACTGCTGGTAGTCAGTTCTTGGAGCCAGATG GTTTGTTTCCAAATCATATTCCCAACCCGGAGGACAAGACAGCAATGAAAGCTATTACTGAGGCAGTCCTAAAAAACAAGGCTGATTTGGGAATAATATTTGATACAGATGTGGACAG ATCTGCTGCTGTGGACTCTACTGGTCGTGAATTTAATCGAAATCGACTAATTGCCTTAATGTCTGCTATTGTTCTGGAGGAG CATCCAGGAACAACTATTGTTACAGACAGTGTGACTTCAGATGGGCTGACTACATTCATTGAGAAGAAACTTG GGGGAAAGCACCATCGATTTAAAAGAGGCTATAAAAATGTCATTGATGAAGCTATTCGTTTG AACTCTGTTGGTGTCGAGACACATCTTGCAATTGAAACCAGTGGCCATGGAGCTCTCAAGGAGAATCACTGGCTTGATGATGGTGCATACCTCATG GTCAAGATTTTAAATAAACTTGCTTCAGCCAGAGCTTCAGGAGTAGGTGGCGGAAGCAAGGTTTTGACTGATCTGGTGGAGGATCTAGAGGAAGCAGCAGTTGCTGTGGAATTAAGACTTAAAATTGATCAGTCTCATCCAGATCTTAAAGGGGG ATATTTCCGAGACTATGGAGAGGCAGTGCTTAAACACATGGAGAACTTCATAGAATCAGATCCAAAGCTTCAGAAAGCTCCTGTTAACTATGAAGGG GTTAGACTTTCTGGCTTTGGTGGGTGGTTTCTCCTCAGACTCTCACTTCATGATCCTGTTCTTCCTCTGAACATTGAG GCACCAAGCCATGACGACGCTGTGAAACTTGGTCTTGTTGTGGCTGCTGCTGTCAAGGAGTTTCATGCTTTGGACACATCAGACTTGGACAAATTTGTCCAAACTACATAG